Proteins found in one Pagrus major chromosome 20, Pma_NU_1.0 genomic segment:
- the LOC141015409 gene encoding charged multivesicular body protein 6-like produces MGNLFGKKKQTRVTEQDKAILQLKQQRDKLRQYQKRINLQLEKERLLAKQLLKNGKKEKALLLLKKKRYQEQLLDKTENQIGNLERMVQDLEFAQIERKVIDGLKVGNDCLKKMHEVMSIEEVERIMDETQDSIEYQRQIDEMLAGSLTQEDEDAVLAELEAITQGDVELPEVPSEELPEVPEASEEKPERERPSKKLERELLAA; encoded by the exons ATGGGAAATctttttggaaaaaagaaacagaccCGAGTGACAGAACAAGACAAAGCGATTTTG CAACTGAAACAGCAAAGAGATAAGCTGAGGCAGTATCAGAAGAGGATCAACCTGcagctggagaaggagagacTGTTGGCCAAGCAGCTGctcaaaaatggcaaaaaaga GAaagctctcctcctgctgaaAAAGAAGCGCTACCAGGAGCAACTCCTGGACAAGACGGAGAACCAGATAGGAAACCTGGAGCGCATG GTTCAAGATCTGGAGTTTGCACAGATTGAGAGGAAAGTCATCGATGGGTTGAAAGTTGGAAACGATTGTCTGAAGAAAATGCATGAG GTGATGTCTATTGAAGAAGTCGAACGGATCATGGATGAAACTCAAGACTCCATTGAGTACCAAAGG CAAATAGACGAGATGCTCGCCGGCTCTTTAACACAAGAAGATGAAGATGCTGTGCTGGCTGAGCTGGAGGCCATAACTCAG GGAGACGTCGAGCTTCCTGAAGTTCCCTCAGAAGAGCTGCCTGAAGTCCCAGAGGCCTCCGAGGAGAAACCAG AGAGGGAGCGTCCCAGTAAGAAGCTGGAGCGAGAGCTGCTTGCTGCGTAG
- the abca5 gene encoding cholesterol transporter ABCA5 has translation MYFIPEASIRETTSRPHVIQMRHAGSMQPMYRRDAGVWHQTRSLLYKNLLIKWRTKQQSLQELILPLLLLGLLILISTLNPHVYYGGISTMELERDDHFFKGLGYTPISNITNHIMEEVAQEMHMQDRLESFASEEDLENASLYEPSSYVGVVFMDNSATSYRLRFPYNQLPLPSDYTESFANCFTSSVNCRAANYWYSGFIRLQSLIDAAIIQMQTKRSVWSEMDLKVVMMGQPGSVEVQKFPHALISIYLVLAFTPFVTFLIVNVAAEKEHRLKDTMTMMGLYDTSFWLSWGLLYAALVTTMSVLMSIIATYTALFPNSDFFVIFFLIFLYGISSIFFSFMLTPLFKKPKFASTVGSMLTVVFGCLSLFTVLMKDFPQPLVWLLCLLSPSAFSIGIAQVVYLEAQGDGAVFSSLANGPHPLYVPLLMLVLDCVLYLLLAIYLDQVLPGEFGMRRSLVYFLKPSYWSKRRKRYVEVSSVYDAEAKGAPGGDECIEPVSPEFRGKEAIRINNIHKVYKEKDNVVEALRGLTFDIYEGQITALLGHSGAGKSTLMNILCGICPPTNGSATIYGSPVAEIADGSEMKQLVGICPQFNIIFDVLTVEEHLRIFAAIKGIPPADIDAEVTKVLKDLDLEKIMTAQAKNLSGGQKRKLSVGIAILGDPKILLLDEPTAGMDPCSRHQVWSLLKSRRAGRVTVLSTHYMDEADILADRKAVISQGQLKCVGSSLYLKTKCGVGYHLRMSVNERCEAEKISSLVKQHVPKAKLARQHEAELTFTLPFESMDTFSGLFSELDCQPNLGIINYGVSMTTLEDVFLRLEAEAEVDQADYSVFNREQAEDECDNASLDDTDQRLLTFSDSKSDVVSGHALWRQQFSTVAWLHMLNMRRERKAFVYTLALFLVFVAAVLVLSLATGNIQIHSPDRQFLPIYLLKKNQAPRRYSTSLLVQNSSGSDISDFIHNLESQNIKVEMMKQSSYMAAAPHSAAINVTGSSKGFRYSVAFNSTTVHSLPMAVNILSNALLRGLNGTGHIRTWTKPFDYQIPDATSYALVYIEAIILGMLAAGMPAYFAMDHTRDREIKCRSTLRISGLVPSAYWCGQAAVDIPFYYIILSSMTIILFSFHTGNLLSSSNLTAVVLCTVGFGPAMILFTYVFSFGFARVQSNRDFFSVISMMVCVVSASLVQLSFVNDNPGLTRNLHNILCFFNPLYPLMGCLNCITKATFLPSLYEENFLWKNLLIAVIAPYLQCILLLFLLRWLELHYGGRTMKNDQFCRISSKSKPKVERNPEEGLNEDEDVQMEKARVKEALTCQSCEEKPVVVVSNLRKQHKGRREGFSLNKTRKVATKNISFCVRKGEVLGLLGPNGAGKSTIMHMLSGDTDPTAGQVLMGDYSTEFRPVDNPLEHVGYCPQVNPLWPRITLQEHLEIYAAVKGLKGQDVPGIIKRVVNALELKDHLNKQAKTLSAGLKRKLCFALSMIGNPQIVLLDEPSSGMDPKSKQRMWRAIRAAFKNRQRGAILTTHYMEEAEAVCDRVAIMVSGQLRCIGSIQHLKGKYGRGYSLEVKLREELTGLQQVALLHKEILRIFPHAARQESFATLMVYKIPMEDVRSLAKAFSQLESAKQSFNFEEYNFSQSTLEQVFMEFAKEQENEEDEVGSLSTTFQWQRLRQDGPVSVNHTDSIVHQL, from the exons ATGTATTTCATAC CTGAGGCCAGCATTAGAGAGACGACTTCTCGTCCACACGTCATCCAGATGAGGCATGCTGGAAGTATGCAGCCCATGTACAGAAGAGACGCTGGAGTCTGGCACCAAACAAGAAGCCTTCTCTACAAGAATCTGCTCATCAAATGGAGGACCAAGCAGCAGAGCCTTCAG GAATTGATTTTACCTCTGCTACTGTTGGGCCTCCTGATACTCATCAGCACCCTGAATCCTCATGTTTATTATGGAGGCATCAGCACTATGGAGCTGGAGCGTGACGACCACTTCTTCAAGGGCCTGGGCTACACACCGATCTCCAACATCACCAACCACATAATGGAGGAGGTGGCCCAGGAGATGC ACATGCAGGATCGTCTGGAGAGTTTTGCCAGTGAGGAAGACCTCGAGAACGCCAGCCTGTATGAGCCTTCCAGCTACGTTGGTGTTGTGTTCATGGACAACTCCGCCACCTCATACAGACTACGCTTCCCGTACAACCAGCTGCCTCTACCCAGCGATTACACAGAATCTTTTG CCAACTGTTTTACCAGCTCGGTGAACTGCAGAGCAGCTAATTACTGGTATTCTGGCTTCATCCGCCTCCAGTCTCTGATCGATGCAGCCATCATCCAG ATGCAGACGAAGCGATCAGTTTGGAGTGAGATGGACCTGAAGGTAGTCATGATGGGCCAGCCAGGCTCTGTGGAGGTGCAGAAATTCCCTCACGCCCTCATCTCCATCTACCTGGTCCTGGCCTTCACGCCATTTGTCACCTTCCTCATCGTCAATGTGGCAGCTGAGAAAGAACATCGTCTCAAAGACACCATGACCATGATGGGGCTCTACGACACCTCTTTTTG GCTGTCATGGGGCCTCCTGTACGCTGCTCTGGTGACCACCATGTCTGTCCTGATGTCCATCATCGCTACGTACACGGCCCTATTCCCTAACAGTGACTTCTTTgtcatcttcttcctcatcttcctctatGGAATATCATCA atctttttctccttcatgCTGACTCCGTTGTTTAAGAAGCCCAAGTTTGCCAGCACGGTGGGCTCCATGCTGACGGTGGTGTTTGGCTGCCTGTCGCTCTTCACCGTGCTGATGAAGGACTTTCCACAGCCACTGGTCTGGCTCCTCTGCCTACTCTCCCCCAGCGCCTTCTCAATCGGAATtgcacag GTGGTTTACCTGGAGGCACAGGGAGATGGTGCTGTCTTTTCCTCCCTGGCCAATGGCCCCCATCCTCTCTATGTACCTCTGCTCATGTTGGTTCTGGACTGCGTTCTCTACCTTCTGTTGGCTATCTACTTGGACCAGGTACTGCCTG GTGAGTTTGGAATGAGGAGGTCCTTGGTGTATTTCCTGAAGCCGTCCTATTGGTCCAAACGAAGAAAGCGCTACGTTGAAGTGAGCTCAGTGTACGACGCAGAGGCGAAAGGAGCTCCTGGTGGGGACGAGTGTATCGAGCCTGTTTCACCTGAGTTCAGAGGCAAAGAGGCCATTCG CATCAATAACATCCACAAAGTGTACAAAGAGAAGGACAACGTGGTGGAGGCTCTAAGAG GTTTGACGTTTGACATCTATGAAGGCCAGATCACGGCTCTGCTGGGACACAGCGGGGCTGGAAAGTCCACTCTCATGAACATCCTGTGTGGCATCTGCCCGCCCACTAACGGCTCGGCGACCATCTACGGCTCCCCTGTGGCGGAGATCGCAGATGGGTCAGAAATGAAGCAGCTGGTGGGAATCTGCCCCCAGTTCAACATCATCTTTGATGTGCTCACGGTGGAAGAGCACCTGAGGATATTTGCCGCTATCAAAGGAATCCCACCGGCGGACATTGATGCTGAG GTTACTAAAGTACTGAAGGATCTGGACCTGGAGAAGATCATGACTGCTCAGGCCAAGAATCTGAGTGGAGGTCAAAAGAGGAAACTCTCTGTGGGCATTGCCATTCTAGGAGATCCTAAG ATCCTTCTCCTGGACGAGCCCACAGCAGGCATGGACCCCTGCTCCAGACACCAGGTGTGGTCGCTGCTGAAGAGCCGCAGAGCCGGCAGAGTCACCGTTCTCAGCACACACTACATGGACGAGGCTGACATTCTTGCTG aTCGCAAAGCTGTGATTTCCCAAGGACAGCTGAAATGTGTTGGCTCGTCCCTGTATCTGAAGACCAAGTGTGGCGTTGGATATCATCTCAG AATGTCTGTCAATGAGAGGTGTGAAGCTGAAAAGATCTCATCATTGGTCAAGCAGCATGTTCCCAAGGCAAAGCTGGCCCGACAACACGAGGCAGAGTTGACATTCACTCTGCCTTTTGAGAGCATGGACACGTTCTCAG GCTTGTTCTCTGAACTCGATTGCCAACCCAATCTGGGAATTATCAACTATGGGGTTTCCATGACAACACTGGAGGATGTTTTTCTTCGTTTGGAGGCAGAGGCTGAAGTGGACCAAGCTG ACTACAGTGTGTTTAATCGGGAGCAAGCAGAAGATGAATGTGACAACGCCTCATTGGATGATACGGACCAGCGGCTGCTGACGTTTTCAGACAGCAAGTCGGATGTTGTGTCGGGTCACGCTCTGTGGCGGCAGCAGTTCAGCACCGTGGCCTGGCTGCACATGCTCAACATGCGACGGGAGAGGAAGGCCTTTGTTTACAC TCTGGCCTTGTTCCTGGTGTTTGTTGCTGCAGTGCTTGTCCTATCTCTGGCCACAGGAAACATCCAGATTCACTCCCCAGATCGTCAATTTCTGCCCATTTACCTCCTCAAAAAGAACCAGGCGCCCCGGAGGTACAGCACCAGCCTCCTGGTCCAGAACTCCTCAG GCTCTGATATTTCTGACTTCATCCACAACCTGGAGTCTCAGAACATCAAAGTGGAGATGATGAAGCAGAGCAGCTATATGGCCGCAGCTCCCCACAGCGCTGCCATCAACGTAACAGGATCCAGCAAG GGTTTCAGATACAGCGTTGCATTCAATAGCACGACAGTTCACTCCTTGCCCATGGCTGTCAATATACTAAGCAACGCTCTTCTCAGAGGTCTGAATGGTACTGGACACATCCGAACATGGACCAAACCATTTGATTAT CAAATCCCAGATGCTACGTCCTACGCTCTGGTGTACATAGAAGCAATCATACTGGGAATGCTGGCAGCTGGAATGCCTGCATATTTTGCAATGGACCACACTCGAGACAGAGAG aTCAAGTGTCGATCTACACTGCGTATCTCTGGTCTGGTACCATCAGCCTACTGGTGCGGCCAAGCAGCTGTGGATATCCCATTCTACTACATCATCCTCTCCAGCATGACCAtcatcctcttctccttccACACTGGAAACCTGCTCAGCTCCAGCAACCTCACCGCTGTG GTCCTGTGTACTGTCGGCTTTGGTCCAGCCATGATCCTCTTCActtatgtgttttcttttggctTCGCCCGAGTCCAGAGCAACAGGGATTTCTTCTCTGTCATCTCCATGATG gtgtgtgtggtgtcagcCTCGCTGGTTCAGTTGTCATTTGTGAACGACAATCCTGGACTGACCAGAAACCTGCACAACATCTTGTGTTTCTTCAACCCTCTGTACCCTCTGATGGGCTGCCTCAACTGCATCACCAAG GCgaccttcctcccctctctgtaCGAAGAGAACTTCTTGTGGAAAAACCTGCTCATTGCGGTTATAGCT CCATATCTCCAGTGCATCCTGCTGCTTTTCCTGCTTCGTTGGCTGGAGCTCCATTACGGAGGGAGGACAATGAAAAACGATCAGTTCTGCAG GATCTCATCCAAGTCAAAGCCCAAAGTGGAGAGGAATCCAGAAGAAGGGCTgaatgaggatgaggatgttCAGATGGAGAAGGCCAGAGTGAAGGAGGCCCTCACCTGCCAGTCCTGTGAAGAG AAACCAGTGGTGGTTGTTAGTAACCTGAGGAAGCAGCACAAGGGCCGAAGAGAAGGATTTTCTCTGAACAAAACGAGGAAAGTGGCCACGAAGAACATCTCTTTCTGTGTTCGCAAAG gtgAAGTTCTGGGACTGTTGGGCCCTAATGGAGCAGGAAAAAGCACCATCATGCACATGTTGTCCGGTGACACTGACCCCACTGCAGGCCAG GTGCTGATGGGCGACTATAGCACAGAGTTTCGTCCTGTGGACAATCCGTTGGAACATGTGGGTTACTGTCCACAGGTGAACCCTCTGTGGCCCAGGATCACCCTGCAGGAGCACCTGGAGATCTACGCTGCCGTTAAGGGCCTGAAAGGACAGGACGTACCAGGGATCATCAAACG TGTCGTGAACGCTCTGGAGCTGAAGGACCACTTGAACAAACAAGCCAAGACCCTGTCAGCAGGACTGAAGAGGAAG TTGTGCTTCGCCTTGAGTATGATCGGGAATCCTCAGATCGTTTTACTGGATGAGCCGTCGTCAGGGATGGACCCCAAGTCTAAACAGCGCATGTG GAGGGCCATACGCGCTGCCTTCAAGAATCGTCAGCGGGGAGCCATCCTCACCACGCACTACATGGAGGAGGCGGAGGCCGTGTGTGACCGTGTAGCCATCATGGTGTCCGGCCAGCTGAG ATGTATCGGCTCCATCCAACATTTAAAGGGGAAGTACGGTCGAGGTTACAGTTTGGAGGTCAAACTCAGAGAGGAGCTGACGGGcctccagcaggtggcgctgttGCACAAAGAGATCCTCCGAATCTTCCCTCACGCTGCCCGGCAGGAGAG CTTTGCCACTCTGATGGTTTACAAGATCCCCATGGAGGATGTCAGATCACTGGCCAAGGCTTTCTCACAGTTAGAGAGTG cCAAGCAGTCGTTCAACTTTGAAGAGTACAACTTCTCCCAGTCGACCTTAGAGCAG GTTTTCATGGAGTTTGCCAAGGAGCAGGAGAACGAGGAGGACGAGGTCGGCTCCCTCAGCACGACGTTCCAGTGGCAGCGCCTGCGTCAGGACGGCCCAGTGTCGGTCAACCACACAGACAGCATCGTGCACCAGCTTTGA
- the asb3 gene encoding ankyrin repeat and SOCS box protein 3 isoform X2: MDFTECYGDTVSSVAAAARSGCRKRVRRLIQSGSSVDCRDNRGWDALHEAAAAGSKDCVQEILTAVCAGSSRGCRAYVNSLTHEGESACYLAAKHGHLAVVRLLLKAHANINQLTNDLSCPLYAAVDGGYKELVELLVGKGAEVNRTHTASCWTCLHQAVYKGHSKIVHILVNVCNLEAVDDHKISPLFVAAQYGQQECLEILVNAGANVNIQAADLATPLLIASQEGHQACVNFLLDHGADPNMACSHDWPQLPIHAAAEFGHIGVLRRLIAVTDHVCDRGDGMVSPLYLAIHRHQNKSVKMLLREGYSPDAQDCTHILGLHSPLSFALSQTSNKPYSESVRLLVAAGATLSEEDWIYALATDKTDLLKLIFEHRWIPRPETLTNDCSVSNHHGKAILKLQELRDLLCVALHQIHFAACWLPLLLKAGLEPSLLLQPHMLEQADSEVLNYLLEFVNWSTLSLTLKHILDRRRVEKTWQPSPHFDSITSLSHICRLHVRSVLGPDLLVRTSVVQQLPVPSPLHGFLQFRNIPDTSYKHSPPSPLSDRIQRYRSTHQHRHVL; this comes from the exons ATGGACTTCACAGAGTGCTACGGAGACACAGTCTCCAGTGTTGCTGCTGCGGCTCGCTCGGGCTGTAGGAAGCGGGTGAGGAGGCTGATACAGAGCGGCTCCAGTGTGGACTGTCGGGACAACCGCGGCTGGGATGCTCTGCACGAAGCGGCAGCCGCGGGGAGTAAAGACTGTGTGCAGGAGATACTGACTGCTGTCTGCG CAGGCTCCTCCCGCGGCTGCCGTGCCTATGTGAACTCTTTGACGCATGAGGGAGAATCTGCATGTTACCTGGCAGCGAAGCATGGACACCTGGCAGTGGTCCGACTTCTCCTAAAAGCACATGCCAACATCAACCAGCTAACAAATGACTTGTCCTGTCCTTTGTATGCAG CTGTAGACGGTGGGTACAAGGAGCTGGTAGAACTGCTGGTCGGTAAAGGTGCAGAGGTCAACAGAACACACACTGCATCCTGCTGGACCTGCCTTCATCAGGCTGTGTATAAG GGTCACAGTAAAATTGTGCATATACTGGTCAATGTGTGCAACCTGGAGGCAGTAGATGACCACAAGATATCCCCTCTCTTTGTGGCTGCACAGTATGGACAGCAGGAATGCCTAGAGATCCTTGTGAATGCTG GTGCCAATGTGAACATCCAGGCAGCTGATCTCGCCACACCGCTGCTGATTGCCTCCCAAGAGGGCCACCAGGCATGCGTGAATTTCCTGTTGGATCACGGGGCAGATCCTAACATGGCCTGCAGTCATGACTGGCCCCAGCTTCCCATTCATGCTGCGGCTGAGTTTGGCCATATCGG TGTCCTCAGGAGGCTGATAGCTGTTACGGATCATGTGTGTGACCGTGGTGATGGCATGGTGAGTCCACTATACTTGGCCATCCACAGGCATCAGAACAAGAGTGTCAAGATGCTCTTGAGAGAAGGTTATAGCCCAGATGCTCAGGACTGCACACACATCCTTGGCCTCCATTCACCACTCTCTTTCGCCTTGTCTCAGACATCGAACAAACCATACAG TGAATCAGTGAGGTTGCTGGTAGCTGCAGGAGCTACTTTGAGCGAGGAGGACTGGATTTATGCCTTGGCCACTGACAAAACAGACCTGCTGAAACTGATATTTGAGCACAGATGGATCCCCCGACCAGAGACTTTGACCAATGACTGTTCTGTATCGAATCACCATGGGAAAGCTATATTAAAACTGCAGGAACTGAGGGATCTGCTCTGTGTGGCACTACACCAAATCCATTTTGCTGCCTGTTGGCTTCCTCTGCTTCTGAAGGCAGGACTGGAACCTTCTTTGCTGCTTCAGCCCCATAT GTTGGAACAGGCAGACAGCGAGGTGTTGAATTACCTGCTAGAGTTTGTGAACTGGTCAACTCTGTCCCTCACGTTGAAACATATTCTGGATCGAAGACGGGTGGAGAAGACTTGGCAACCGTCTCCACATTTTG ACTCCATTACCTCTCTCTCCCACATCTGTCGACTGCATGTTAGGTCAGTGCTGGGACCAGATCTACTGGTGAGGACCAGTGTAGTCCAACAGCTACCTGTACCCTCCCCACTTCATGGCTTCCTCCAATTCAGAAACATCCCGGACACTTCTTACAAACACTCACCGCCATCACCGCTTTCAGATCGAATACAGAGATACCGTAGtacacaccaacacagacaTGTTCTGTAA
- the asb3 gene encoding ankyrin repeat and SOCS box protein 3 isoform X1 gives MDFTECYGDTVSSVAAAARSGCRKRVRRLIQSGSSVDCRDNRGWDALHEAAAAGSKDCVQEILTAVCAAGSSRGCRAYVNSLTHEGESACYLAAKHGHLAVVRLLLKAHANINQLTNDLSCPLYAAVDGGYKELVELLVGKGAEVNRTHTASCWTCLHQAVYKGHSKIVHILVNVCNLEAVDDHKISPLFVAAQYGQQECLEILVNAGANVNIQAADLATPLLIASQEGHQACVNFLLDHGADPNMACSHDWPQLPIHAAAEFGHIGVLRRLIAVTDHVCDRGDGMVSPLYLAIHRHQNKSVKMLLREGYSPDAQDCTHILGLHSPLSFALSQTSNKPYSESVRLLVAAGATLSEEDWIYALATDKTDLLKLIFEHRWIPRPETLTNDCSVSNHHGKAILKLQELRDLLCVALHQIHFAACWLPLLLKAGLEPSLLLQPHMLEQADSEVLNYLLEFVNWSTLSLTLKHILDRRRVEKTWQPSPHFDSITSLSHICRLHVRSVLGPDLLVRTSVVQQLPVPSPLHGFLQFRNIPDTSYKHSPPSPLSDRIQRYRSTHQHRHVL, from the exons ATGGACTTCACAGAGTGCTACGGAGACACAGTCTCCAGTGTTGCTGCTGCGGCTCGCTCGGGCTGTAGGAAGCGGGTGAGGAGGCTGATACAGAGCGGCTCCAGTGTGGACTGTCGGGACAACCGCGGCTGGGATGCTCTGCACGAAGCGGCAGCCGCGGGGAGTAAAGACTGTGTGCAGGAGATACTGACTGCTGTCTGCG CAGCAGGCTCCTCCCGCGGCTGCCGTGCCTATGTGAACTCTTTGACGCATGAGGGAGAATCTGCATGTTACCTGGCAGCGAAGCATGGACACCTGGCAGTGGTCCGACTTCTCCTAAAAGCACATGCCAACATCAACCAGCTAACAAATGACTTGTCCTGTCCTTTGTATGCAG CTGTAGACGGTGGGTACAAGGAGCTGGTAGAACTGCTGGTCGGTAAAGGTGCAGAGGTCAACAGAACACACACTGCATCCTGCTGGACCTGCCTTCATCAGGCTGTGTATAAG GGTCACAGTAAAATTGTGCATATACTGGTCAATGTGTGCAACCTGGAGGCAGTAGATGACCACAAGATATCCCCTCTCTTTGTGGCTGCACAGTATGGACAGCAGGAATGCCTAGAGATCCTTGTGAATGCTG GTGCCAATGTGAACATCCAGGCAGCTGATCTCGCCACACCGCTGCTGATTGCCTCCCAAGAGGGCCACCAGGCATGCGTGAATTTCCTGTTGGATCACGGGGCAGATCCTAACATGGCCTGCAGTCATGACTGGCCCCAGCTTCCCATTCATGCTGCGGCTGAGTTTGGCCATATCGG TGTCCTCAGGAGGCTGATAGCTGTTACGGATCATGTGTGTGACCGTGGTGATGGCATGGTGAGTCCACTATACTTGGCCATCCACAGGCATCAGAACAAGAGTGTCAAGATGCTCTTGAGAGAAGGTTATAGCCCAGATGCTCAGGACTGCACACACATCCTTGGCCTCCATTCACCACTCTCTTTCGCCTTGTCTCAGACATCGAACAAACCATACAG TGAATCAGTGAGGTTGCTGGTAGCTGCAGGAGCTACTTTGAGCGAGGAGGACTGGATTTATGCCTTGGCCACTGACAAAACAGACCTGCTGAAACTGATATTTGAGCACAGATGGATCCCCCGACCAGAGACTTTGACCAATGACTGTTCTGTATCGAATCACCATGGGAAAGCTATATTAAAACTGCAGGAACTGAGGGATCTGCTCTGTGTGGCACTACACCAAATCCATTTTGCTGCCTGTTGGCTTCCTCTGCTTCTGAAGGCAGGACTGGAACCTTCTTTGCTGCTTCAGCCCCATAT GTTGGAACAGGCAGACAGCGAGGTGTTGAATTACCTGCTAGAGTTTGTGAACTGGTCAACTCTGTCCCTCACGTTGAAACATATTCTGGATCGAAGACGGGTGGAGAAGACTTGGCAACCGTCTCCACATTTTG ACTCCATTACCTCTCTCTCCCACATCTGTCGACTGCATGTTAGGTCAGTGCTGGGACCAGATCTACTGGTGAGGACCAGTGTAGTCCAACAGCTACCTGTACCCTCCCCACTTCATGGCTTCCTCCAATTCAGAAACATCCCGGACACTTCTTACAAACACTCACCGCCATCACCGCTTTCAGATCGAATACAGAGATACCGTAGtacacaccaacacagacaTGTTCTGTAA